The Pristis pectinata isolate sPriPec2 chromosome 28, sPriPec2.1.pri, whole genome shotgun sequence genome includes a window with the following:
- the LOC127583877 gene encoding mesogenin-1-like, with protein sequence MDIPNAEYQDYLMFPNDFTSNWKPITSELGCEAVSYWNCLSSESDSSGLSDWNPFSSESDSFTDSTSHSLSPVSSIESFRFSPPHLPCTAGQEVCGSSSVSSRVPAPTESRRGMGRRTRKVRLHYPGKQRQSASEREKLRMRGLAKALHNLRTYLPPSVAPAAQSLTKLETLRLTIRYIAHLTELLALSEECPSAGRDTEGACRVGCPQGWCACNQIPPPECPSYPGASTMNDRSGLAATFQNIAHGQSFMEDLQLDSWFL encoded by the exons ATGGATATCCCTAACGCAGAGTATCAAGACTACCTGATGTTCCCAAATGATTTTACTTCCAACTGGAAGCCCATCACTTCAGAACTTGGCTGTGAGGCTGTATCATACTGGAACTGCCTTTCTTCCGAATCAGATTCCAGTGGGCTGTCTGATTGGAATCCTTTCAGCTCCGAGTCTGACAGTTTCACTGACTCCACATCACACAGCCTCTCTCCAGTGTCCTCCATCGAATCCTTCAGGTTTTCCCCTCCGCATTTACCTTGCACTGCTGGTCAGGAGGTCTGCGGCAGCTCCTCCGTGAGCAGCAGGGTCCCTGCTCCAACGGAGAGTCGACGGGGAATGGGCCGGAGGACGAGGAAGGTCAGATTGCATTATCCAGGGAAGCAGAGGCAGAGCGCCAGcgagagggagaagctgaggaTGAGGGGCCTGGCCAAGGCCCTTCACAACCTGCGGACCTACCTCCCTCCGTCCGTGGCGCCCGCCGCCCAGAGCCTGACCAAGCTGGAGACCCTGCGGCTGACCATCCGCTACATCGCGCACCTGACTGAACTGCTGGCGCTGAGTGAGGAGTGCCCGTCAGCGGGCAGAGACACAGAGGGCGCATGCCGGGTGGGATGCCCGCAAGGCTGGTGTGCGTGCAACCAGATTCCCCCACCGGAGTGTCCATCCTATCCTGGGGCCTCAACAATGAACGACAGGAGTGGGCTAGCGGCTACCTTTCAGAATATCGCCCACGGTCAG AGCTTCATGGAGGACCTGCAACTGGACTCGTGGTTTCTGTGA